The proteins below come from a single Carnobacterium divergens DSM 20623 genomic window:
- a CDS encoding AAA family ATPase: MSLIVLIGAQAVGKMTVGKELEKQIEAKLLFNHQTIDLFATYLGYTDDTFALSSNVRKDLFKAFVKNKGNNATNSIIFTVLIQFDQPDDIDFLTEISSLFLNEGESVYFVELTTDLDERLKRNVHEERLLEKPSKRNLEFSKNELLTDMKEHRMVSNENEWNELFPNVHSLKLDNTFLSPTETASQIVAYFQLK, from the coding sequence ATGTCTTTAATCGTATTAATCGGTGCTCAAGCTGTCGGGAAAATGACTGTTGGGAAAGAATTAGAAAAACAAATTGAGGCAAAATTATTATTCAATCATCAAACGATTGATTTATTTGCTACTTATTTAGGTTATACCGACGATACGTTTGCTTTATCTTCTAATGTACGAAAAGACCTTTTTAAAGCATTTGTAAAAAACAAAGGGAACAATGCTACAAATTCTATTATTTTTACTGTGTTAATCCAATTTGACCAACCAGATGATATTGATTTTCTAACCGAAATTAGCTCGCTCTTTTTAAATGAAGGGGAGTCGGTTTATTTTGTTGAATTAACTACTGATTTAGACGAGCGGTTAAAACGCAATGTTCATGAAGAACGTCTTCTTGAAAAACCTTCGAAAAGGAATCTTGAATTTTCGAAAAATGAGTTGCTAACGGATATGAAGGAACATCGGATGGTAAGCAATGAAAATGAGTGGAATGAATTGTTTCCCAATGTACACTCTCTTAAATTAGATAATACTTTTCTTTCCCCTACAGAAACAGCCTCTCAGATTGTGGCTTATTTCCAATTAAAGTAA
- the rnmV gene encoding ribonuclease M5 has translation MKKIKEIIVVEGRDDTRRIQESLEADTIETRGSAINDEILEMIAKAQATRGVIVFTDPDFPGEKIRKIISRNVPGVKHAFLKVEDAKPKGKGSLGIEHASPAAICEALSKVYTETVEKESLIPRELLIDAGLLAGTSSKKRREKLGEHLNIGYTNGKQLEKRLQMFQITPTEVIKAMKQILEEENDPT, from the coding sequence ATGAAAAAAATTAAAGAAATTATCGTTGTTGAAGGAAGAGACGATACAAGACGTATTCAAGAGTCTTTGGAAGCTGATACAATTGAAACTAGAGGTTCCGCAATTAATGATGAAATTCTTGAAATGATAGCTAAGGCGCAAGCTACTAGAGGGGTAATTGTCTTTACAGATCCAGATTTCCCAGGTGAAAAAATCAGAAAAATCATTTCTCGAAACGTCCCCGGTGTCAAACATGCTTTTTTAAAAGTGGAAGATGCAAAACCCAAAGGCAAAGGTAGTTTAGGGATTGAGCACGCATCACCAGCAGCTATTTGCGAAGCTCTTTCAAAAGTGTATACAGAAACGGTTGAGAAAGAATCACTGATACCAAGAGAACTCTTGATTGATGCAGGACTATTAGCAGGAACTTCTTCTAAAAAACGCCGAGAAAAATTAGGAGAACATTTAAATATCGGTTATACTAATGGAAAACAATTGGAAAAAAGGTTGCAAATGTTTCAAATTACACCAACAGAAGTAATCAAAGCCATGAAACAAATTTTGGAGGAAGAAAATGACCCAACGTAA
- a CDS encoding Veg family protein, protein MPITLASIKKNLDCQLGRKIMLTAQTGRKRKTERKGILRETYPSVFVVDLDQDENAFERVSYSYTDVLTQSVEIQFFNEESCEYA, encoded by the coding sequence ATGCCAATTACGTTAGCAAGTATCAAAAAGAACTTGGATTGTCAGTTAGGTAGAAAGATTATGTTAACCGCTCAGACGGGACGCAAAAGAAAGACCGAACGAAAGGGAATTTTACGTGAAACGTATCCCTCTGTTTTTGTTGTAGATCTAGATCAAGATGAAAATGCATTTGAACGTGTATCATACAGCTATACGGATGTATTGACTCAATCAGTTGAGATTCAATTTTTTAATGAAGAAAGTTGCGAGTATGCTTAA
- a CDS encoding metal ABC transporter substrate-binding protein: MKNKKIMGFSILLLSILFVVAGCGNKQETAKTDKLQVVTTFYPMYDFTKNVVGDNGEVSVLMKAGTEPHDYEPSAKDIAKIADSDVFVYNSEEMETWVGSVLKNIDTKKTVVIDASKEIKLLEGSHEEEDEDHDHDHEGHSHAHDPHVWLDPVLAKEEVNAIKEGLIQADKTNKASYEKNAKTYSDKLDALNEKFEVGLKDAKNRTFVTQHAAFAYLAARYDLKQVAISGISPDQEPSPAKLAELNDFVKENNIKVIYFEETASPKIAKTLAKETGATLAVLSPIEGITKEDQDQGIDYIKVMENNLKALQETIK; encoded by the coding sequence ATGAAAAATAAAAAAATAATGGGATTCAGTATTTTATTGCTTAGCATCTTATTTGTTGTAGCGGGGTGTGGCAATAAACAAGAAACAGCAAAAACAGATAAACTACAAGTAGTGACGACATTTTATCCAATGTATGATTTTACAAAAAATGTGGTAGGAGATAATGGCGAGGTTTCTGTTTTAATGAAAGCTGGTACAGAACCACATGATTACGAGCCTAGCGCAAAAGACATCGCCAAAATTGCGGATTCTGATGTTTTTGTTTACAATAGTGAAGAGATGGAAACTTGGGTTGGTAGTGTATTGAAAAATATTGATACGAAAAAGACGGTGGTCATCGATGCAAGTAAAGAAATTAAGTTGCTTGAAGGAAGCCACGAAGAAGAAGACGAAGATCATGATCACGACCACGAAGGTCATAGCCATGCCCATGATCCACATGTTTGGTTAGATCCAGTTTTAGCCAAAGAAGAAGTTAATGCAATTAAAGAAGGTCTCATTCAAGCAGATAAAACAAACAAAGCAAGCTATGAAAAAAATGCCAAAACCTATTCAGATAAATTAGATGCTTTAAATGAAAAATTTGAAGTAGGCTTAAAAGATGCGAAAAATCGTACCTTCGTTACACAACATGCAGCATTTGCTTATTTAGCAGCACGATACGATTTAAAACAAGTTGCTATTTCCGGTATTTCCCCAGACCAAGAGCCAAGTCCTGCTAAATTAGCAGAGTTAAATGATTTTGTGAAGGAAAACAACATTAAAGTAATTTATTTTGAAGAAACGGCTTCTCCTAAAATTGCCAAAACATTAGCTAAAGAGACAGGTGCAACGTTAGCTGTTTTAAGCCCAATTGAAGGCATTACAAAAGAAGATCAAGATCAAGGAATTGATTACATCAAAGTAATGGAAAATAACTTGAAAGCCTTACAAGAAACCATCAAATAA
- a CDS encoding TIGR00266 family protein, translating to MKYSIEGDTLPVVICELEQGEVMISENGDRSWMLGDIVTETTTGGGAKKMLGRMFSGESMFLSRYKANSAGKIAFASSFPGSIVAKELGAGESIVAQKSAFLAATEGVELSVFFQKKVSSGLFGGEGFVMQKITGPGTVFLEIDGSAIGYDLSPGERLVCDTGLVAMMDESCSLDTQTVKGIKNMVFGGEGLFDTVVTGPGHVVLQTTTVGSFAAMLHPFMPVKK from the coding sequence ATGAAATACAGTATTGAAGGCGATACATTACCAGTCGTTATTTGTGAATTAGAGCAAGGAGAAGTTATGATAAGTGAAAATGGCGACCGTAGTTGGATGTTAGGGGATATTGTGACAGAAACAACAACAGGCGGTGGAGCAAAAAAAATGCTAGGCAGAATGTTTTCAGGAGAAAGTATGTTTTTAAGTCGCTATAAAGCGAACTCTGCAGGAAAGATAGCATTTGCTTCTTCCTTTCCAGGAAGTATTGTAGCAAAAGAATTAGGTGCTGGAGAAAGTATTGTTGCTCAGAAATCGGCTTTTCTTGCAGCAACAGAGGGCGTTGAATTAAGTGTGTTTTTCCAGAAAAAAGTATCATCAGGTTTATTTGGTGGCGAAGGTTTTGTTATGCAGAAAATTACAGGACCAGGAACGGTCTTTTTAGAAATTGATGGAAGCGCGATTGGCTATGACCTTTCTCCAGGAGAGCGTCTGGTTTGTGATACAGGATTAGTTGCGATGATGGATGAAAGCTGTTCATTAGATACTCAAACGGTTAAAGGAATCAAAAACATGGTTTTCGGTGGCGAAGGTCTATTTGACACAGTTGTCACTGGACCTGGACATGTGGTATTGCAAACAACAACAGTGGGGAGTTTTGCTGCAATGCTACATCCATTTATGCCTGTAAAAAAATAA
- a CDS encoding TatD family hydrolase — translation MLFDTHTHLNDEAFSGEEAEAVERAIAHDVKRMAIVGFDEKTIEKSLELSRDFSEIYSIIGWHPTEAYLYNDKVEEKLIQQLQLPKVVAMGEMGLDYHWDTSPKQTQKDVFRRQMQIAKELKLPISIHMRDAIEDTYQILKEEHVEDIGGIMHSFSGDTLWMERFLDLGMHISLSGVVTFKKAVEVHEVAKAVPFDKLLVETDAPYLTPVPYRGKRNEPAYVKYVAEEIAKLRNISYEEVAQQTTTNANRLFRLN, via the coding sequence ATGTTATTTGACACGCATACTCACCTAAATGATGAAGCTTTTAGTGGCGAAGAAGCAGAAGCAGTAGAACGAGCAATTGCTCATGATGTGAAGCGCATGGCAATTGTCGGCTTTGATGAAAAAACAATTGAAAAATCATTAGAATTGAGTCGTGATTTTTCAGAAATTTACAGTATCATTGGCTGGCATCCTACAGAAGCTTATCTATATAATGATAAAGTTGAAGAAAAATTAATTCAACAATTGCAATTGCCAAAAGTAGTTGCAATGGGTGAAATGGGCTTAGATTACCATTGGGATACTTCCCCTAAACAAACTCAAAAAGATGTCTTTAGAAGACAAATGCAAATTGCAAAAGAACTTAAATTACCAATCAGCATTCATATGCGTGATGCAATTGAAGATACGTACCAAATTTTAAAAGAAGAGCATGTTGAAGATATCGGCGGAATTATGCACAGCTTTAGTGGCGACACCTTATGGATGGAGCGATTCCTAGATTTAGGAATGCACATTTCCTTAAGCGGCGTTGTAACCTTTAAAAAAGCCGTAGAAGTTCATGAGGTGGCTAAAGCTGTTCCATTCGATAAGTTACTAGTGGAAACAGATGCTCCTTACTTAACTCCCGTTCCATATAGAGGAAAACGTAACGAACCTGCATATGTGAAATACGTTGCAGAAGAAATTGCCAAATTACGTAATATCTCTTATGAGGAAGTGGCGCAACAAACGACAACGAATGCCAATCGCTTGTTTAGGTTAAATTAG
- the metG gene encoding methionine--tRNA ligase gives MTEKKPFYITTPIYYPSGKLHIGNSYTTIACDVMARYKRMQDFDVFYLTGSDEHGQKIENKAAELGITPQQYVDDMAADMKKTWELLEITNDKFIRTTDPAHEKAVADIFERFLAQGDIYLDEYVGWYSVSDEEFFTETQLAEVYRDADGNVIGGKAPSGHEVELVKEESYFFKMSKYADRLLAYYEAHPDFIQPESRKNEMINNFIKPGLEDLAVSRTTFSWGVKVPSNPKHVIYVWIDALANYITALGYGSEDTELFDKYWPADVHMVGKEIVRFHTIYWPIMLMALELPLPKKIFGHGWLLMKDGKMSKSKGNVVYPDMLVEHFGLDALRYYLMREVSFGSDGVFTPEDFVSRVNYDLANDLGNLLNRTVAMINKYCGGNVPTYQGDVTAFDASLKALSEEVVTNYQKEMDNMQFSTALSEVWRLISRANKYIDETEPWKLVKDETKQADLNSVMVHLAESLRVAATLLQPFLTHAPKEIFTQLGVTGDVAGSFEMVQFGSFPVGIEVVAKGTPIFPRLDLEEEVAYIKEQMSGKTATDQDEAEEDENMWNPENTELISAKDKEIKYEDFDKVELKVAEVIDCRKVEGADKLLKFRLDAGDKDHRQILSGVAEWYPNPEELIGKKVVIVANLKPRKMRGEISQGMILSAEKDGKLQVIEAPLEAENGSEVA, from the coding sequence GTGACTGAAAAAAAACCTTTTTATATTACAACACCTATCTACTATCCAAGTGGTAAATTGCATATTGGAAACTCCTACACAACCATTGCTTGTGACGTGATGGCACGCTATAAAAGAATGCAGGACTTCGATGTCTTTTATTTAACAGGCAGCGACGAACATGGTCAAAAAATTGAAAACAAAGCTGCAGAATTAGGAATCACACCACAACAATACGTGGACGATATGGCAGCAGATATGAAAAAAACATGGGAATTATTAGAAATTACCAACGATAAATTTATTCGTACAACCGATCCCGCTCACGAAAAGGCCGTTGCAGATATTTTTGAACGTTTCTTAGCACAAGGAGATATTTACTTAGATGAATATGTAGGTTGGTACTCTGTTTCAGATGAAGAATTCTTCACAGAAACACAACTAGCTGAAGTGTATCGTGACGCTGATGGCAATGTAATCGGCGGAAAAGCGCCTAGTGGCCATGAAGTTGAACTGGTTAAAGAAGAGTCTTATTTCTTTAAAATGAGCAAATACGCTGATCGTTTATTAGCTTACTACGAAGCACATCCTGATTTTATCCAACCAGAATCACGCAAAAATGAAATGATCAACAACTTCATTAAGCCAGGTTTAGAAGACTTAGCTGTTTCACGTACAACTTTTTCATGGGGCGTAAAAGTACCAAGTAATCCAAAACACGTTATTTACGTTTGGATTGACGCATTGGCAAATTACATCACTGCACTAGGATACGGCAGCGAAGACACAGAACTATTTGACAAATACTGGCCAGCTGATGTGCATATGGTTGGGAAAGAAATCGTTCGCTTCCATACAATCTATTGGCCAATTATGCTGATGGCACTAGAATTGCCATTACCAAAGAAAATTTTCGGACATGGCTGGTTGCTAATGAAAGATGGCAAAATGTCTAAATCCAAAGGAAACGTTGTTTATCCAGATATGTTAGTAGAACACTTTGGGTTAGATGCCTTACGTTATTATTTAATGCGTGAAGTGTCATTTGGTAGCGATGGCGTATTTACTCCAGAAGATTTCGTTTCTCGCGTGAACTATGACTTAGCTAACGACTTAGGCAACCTATTAAACCGAACAGTTGCAATGATTAATAAATATTGTGGTGGAAATGTTCCAACTTATCAAGGTGACGTGACAGCATTCGATGCATCCCTAAAAGCATTATCTGAAGAAGTGGTAACAAATTACCAAAAAGAAATGGACAATATGCAATTTAGTACAGCATTGAGCGAAGTATGGCGTTTAATTTCTCGTGCCAATAAATACATCGACGAAACTGAACCATGGAAATTAGTAAAAGACGAAACAAAACAAGCAGACTTAAATAGCGTCATGGTTCATTTAGCAGAGAGCCTACGTGTTGCTGCAACGTTATTACAACCCTTCCTAACTCACGCACCAAAAGAAATCTTCACTCAATTAGGAGTGACTGGGGACGTGGCAGGCAGTTTTGAAATGGTTCAATTTGGTTCATTCCCAGTAGGAATTGAAGTTGTTGCCAAGGGAACACCAATTTTCCCTCGCTTAGATTTAGAAGAAGAAGTAGCCTACATTAAAGAGCAAATGTCAGGAAAAACTGCAACTGATCAAGACGAAGCGGAGGAAGATGAAAACATGTGGAATCCAGAAAATACAGAGTTAATTTCAGCAAAAGACAAAGAAATCAAATACGAAGACTTTGATAAAGTTGAACTAAAAGTCGCAGAAGTAATTGACTGTCGTAAAGTTGAAGGTGCTGACAAGCTATTAAAATTCCGCCTAGATGCTGGCGATAAGGATCACCGTCAAATTCTTTCAGGAGTTGCAGAATGGTATCCAAATCCAGAAGAATTAATTGGGAAAAAAGTTGTAATTGTAGCCAACCTAAAACCACGTAAAATGCGTGGCGAAATCAGCCAAGGAATGATTCTTTCAGCTGAAAAAGATGGGAAATTACAAGTGATTGAAGCCCCATTAGAAGCAGAAAACGGTTCAGAAGTAGCCTAA
- the rsmA gene encoding 16S rRNA (adenine(1518)-N(6)/adenine(1519)-N(6))-dimethyltransferase RsmA has protein sequence MTQRKDIATPIRTKEILEKHGFSLKKSLGQNFIIDPNILVNIVAAAGLTKEVNVVEVGPGIGALTEHLARASKEVVAFEIDDRLLPVLADTLSPYHNISIIHSDVLKANLKEVLATKIDLEEPLMVVANLPYYITTPIIMYFLESEVRIDALVIMMQKEVAERITARPGTKAYGSLSIAIQYYMEAEIAFIVPKTVFVPQPNVDSAIIKLTRRATPSVKVKDETIFFQVIKAAFVQRRKTLWNNLLTRYGKTDEIKEKLIKALEVAEIDPKRRGETLDLAEFGRLSDAIGEYVWNEVTED, from the coding sequence ATGACCCAACGTAAAGATATCGCAACGCCTATTAGAACAAAAGAAATTTTAGAGAAACATGGTTTCTCTTTAAAGAAAAGTTTAGGTCAGAATTTTATCATTGATCCTAATATTTTAGTGAATATTGTCGCTGCCGCAGGTTTGACAAAAGAGGTCAATGTTGTGGAAGTAGGACCAGGAATTGGGGCTTTAACAGAGCATTTAGCAAGAGCAAGTAAAGAAGTCGTTGCCTTTGAAATTGACGATCGTTTACTGCCTGTTTTAGCGGACACATTGAGTCCTTATCACAATATATCGATTATCCACAGTGATGTGTTAAAAGCGAATTTAAAGGAAGTTCTAGCAACAAAAATTGATTTGGAAGAACCTTTGATGGTTGTTGCAAACTTGCCTTATTATATTACGACACCAATTATTATGTATTTCTTAGAATCAGAAGTACGAATTGATGCCCTAGTGATTATGATGCAAAAAGAAGTAGCAGAGCGTATTACAGCACGACCAGGAACAAAGGCATACGGCTCCTTGTCAATTGCCATTCAATATTACATGGAAGCAGAGATTGCTTTTATCGTTCCTAAAACAGTTTTTGTTCCGCAACCAAATGTGGACTCAGCTATTATCAAATTAACAAGAAGAGCAACACCCAGTGTTAAAGTTAAGGATGAAACCATCTTTTTCCAAGTTATCAAAGCAGCCTTTGTCCAACGTCGTAAAACATTATGGAATAACTTATTGACTCGCTATGGAAAAACAGATGAGATTAAAGAAAAACTAATAAAAGCGTTAGAAGTTGCAGAAATTGATCCAAAACGACGTGGTGAAACACTTGATTTAGCCGAATTTGGTCGTTTGTCAGATGCAATTGGAGAGTATGTATGGAATGAAGTGACAGAAGATTGA
- the ispE gene encoding 4-(cytidine 5'-diphospho)-2-C-methyl-D-erythritol kinase, translating to MEIIEKAPAKLNLTLDALYKREDGYHELEMVMTTVDLADHITLKNLPEDEIIIRTTSGVLPLDKRNHAFQAAKLMKETFQIKKGVEITIEKKIPIAAGLAGGSSDAAATLRGLNRLWELNLSLDELADLGAKVGSDVPFCVYGGTAFVTGRGDQIQHIGTMPQCWVVLVKPRVGVSTGTVFSALSFEELVHPNTNEMIAAIQNEDYQEMIQNVGNVLEHITIARHPDIERIKYKMLKFGADAALMSGSGPTVFALCEKYSRAQRVYNGLKGFCKEVYLVRTLK from the coding sequence ATGGAAATCATAGAAAAAGCTCCAGCAAAATTAAATTTGACCCTAGACGCCTTGTATAAACGAGAGGACGGGTACCATGAATTAGAAATGGTCATGACTACAGTAGATCTAGCGGATCATATTACGTTAAAAAACTTACCAGAAGACGAAATTATCATTCGCACAACAAGTGGCGTGTTGCCTCTAGATAAACGAAATCATGCTTTTCAAGCAGCCAAATTGATGAAAGAAACGTTCCAAATCAAAAAAGGTGTAGAGATTACTATTGAAAAGAAAATTCCTATTGCAGCCGGTTTAGCTGGTGGAAGTAGTGATGCCGCAGCGACTTTAAGAGGATTGAATCGATTATGGGAACTGAATTTAAGCCTAGATGAACTAGCGGATTTAGGCGCAAAAGTAGGTTCTGATGTACCGTTTTGCGTATACGGAGGAACTGCCTTTGTAACAGGACGTGGAGACCAAATTCAACACATAGGTACGATGCCTCAATGCTGGGTCGTATTAGTTAAACCAAGAGTCGGTGTTTCTACAGGGACGGTCTTTAGCGCATTGTCTTTTGAAGAGTTGGTTCACCCGAATACAAACGAAATGATTGCCGCCATTCAAAACGAAGACTATCAAGAAATGATTCAAAATGTTGGAAATGTTTTGGAACACATTACGATTGCACGCCACCCAGATATCGAACGTATCAAATACAAAATGTTAAAATTTGGTGCAGATGCAGCTTTAATGAGTGGCAGTGGACCAACTGTATTTGCCTTGTGTGAAAAATACTCAAGAGCCCAAAGAGTTTACAATGGATTAAAAGGATTCTGTAAAGAAGTTTATTTAGTTAGAACACTTAAATAG
- a CDS encoding alpha/beta hydrolase — protein sequence MEKRKRRIGYVAPFLIGVLMAPAIITRLTPVPVSKLLRKRFERPKEFTPRNHEEIQAKTTSVKDIDYRSTLANGKMDVIMPKDSLGKAPLIIWVHGGAYVGGDKRDITSYAESIASYGYVVANINYALAPEQIYPGPLVQLTESYLYLKEHAEEFGIDLDQVLFAGDSAGAQIVAQFLAIQTNPILAELVAIQAVVPKESIKGGLLFCGPFNIEKLGTESKSRLMNILMNQVAWAYVGEKNWLKDERLKQVALDLHITKEYPPVFVTDGNTNSFEHHAHEFIEQLKAKQIEVESIFFDRKEAKTEHEYQFLLNTEPAKITFNKMMEFIEKHVS from the coding sequence ATGGAAAAGAGAAAGCGCCGGATTGGCTACGTGGCACCATTTTTAATAGGTGTCCTAATGGCTCCAGCTATTATCACGAGATTAACACCCGTCCCTGTTTCAAAATTATTAAGAAAACGTTTTGAACGACCAAAAGAATTTACTCCTCGAAACCATGAAGAAATCCAAGCTAAAACAACCTCAGTCAAGGATATTGATTACCGCTCAACGTTGGCAAATGGAAAGATGGATGTGATTATGCCTAAAGATTCACTTGGAAAAGCTCCTTTAATTATTTGGGTTCATGGTGGAGCTTACGTTGGCGGGGATAAAAGAGATATTACGAGCTATGCAGAAAGTATTGCGAGCTATGGCTATGTGGTTGCTAACATCAATTATGCATTAGCACCTGAGCAAATTTATCCAGGCCCATTAGTTCAGTTAACTGAAAGCTACCTTTATTTAAAGGAGCACGCAGAAGAATTTGGAATTGATTTGGATCAAGTGCTTTTTGCAGGCGATTCAGCAGGAGCACAGATTGTTGCACAATTTTTAGCAATCCAGACTAATCCAATTTTAGCGGAATTAGTCGCAATTCAAGCCGTCGTACCAAAAGAAAGTATCAAAGGCGGTCTACTATTTTGCGGACCCTTCAATATTGAAAAATTAGGAACAGAAAGTAAATCAAGGTTAATGAATATCTTGATGAATCAAGTTGCATGGGCGTATGTAGGAGAAAAAAACTGGTTAAAAGATGAGCGCTTAAAACAAGTGGCATTAGATTTACACATTACAAAAGAATATCCGCCAGTTTTTGTAACAGATGGCAATACAAATTCTTTTGAGCACCACGCGCATGAATTTATTGAACAATTAAAGGCAAAACAGATTGAAGTGGAAAGCATTTTCTTTGATCGAAAAGAAGCAAAAACAGAGCATGAATATCAATTTCTTTTAAATACAGAGCCAGCCAAAATAACTTTCAATAAAATGATGGAATTTATTGAAAAACACGTATCTTAA
- a CDS encoding o-succinylbenzoate--CoA ligase encodes MENWLTKRVLLSPHKPALVFDNKTLTFGELQKDVLQTAAKLKTLGIEEMTKVAILGKNNATFYVLILALQQLGATIIFLNNRLTTRELSYQIEDAKCQLILYDSTYSAKTKDFPKEQTYSFGQIETLTPMDFQPVLTFDLNQVTTIMYTSGTTGRPKGVQQTFNNHWWSAVGSALNLGLSDKDSWLCAVPLFHISGFSIMMRSLIYGMPVYLMEHFEAPTINHYLKNGECTIISVVSVMLKRLVADLEEAHYHPDFRCMLLGGGPIDPQTLETCVKKEIPVIQSYGMTETASQVVALNSQVATAKIGSSGLPLFPVELKISKEGAEICAPYEKGEIYLKAPNITIGYLNQPEFPLDSWFKTGDIGYLDDEGYLFVVDRLKDLIISGGENIYPSEIEHCLLEHPAIKEVVVVGEEDQIWDQIPVAYLVFEKDQLVDFTKIQEFCQEKLASYKLPKKYYELSELPRNAAGKIMRHQLIKK; translated from the coding sequence ATGGAAAATTGGTTAACAAAACGAGTCTTATTATCCCCACATAAACCAGCCCTTGTTTTTGATAATAAGACGCTGACTTTTGGTGAACTACAAAAAGACGTTTTGCAAACAGCGGCTAAATTAAAAACATTAGGTATTGAAGAAATGACAAAGGTCGCTATTTTAGGTAAAAATAACGCTACCTTCTATGTCTTAATCTTAGCTTTACAACAATTAGGCGCAACAATTATTTTTTTAAATAACAGATTAACTACCCGTGAACTTAGTTATCAAATAGAAGATGCAAAGTGCCAATTGATATTGTACGATTCAACTTACTCCGCTAAAACTAAAGATTTTCCAAAAGAACAAACCTATTCTTTTGGTCAAATTGAAACACTAACGCCAATGGATTTTCAACCAGTTTTAACTTTTGATTTAAATCAAGTAACGACAATTATGTACACCTCTGGTACAACAGGACGACCAAAAGGTGTTCAGCAAACATTTAACAATCATTGGTGGAGTGCAGTTGGATCAGCTTTAAATTTAGGGTTGTCAGACAAAGACAGTTGGTTGTGTGCAGTTCCCTTGTTTCATATCAGCGGATTTTCAATTATGATGAGAAGCTTGATTTACGGCATGCCAGTCTACTTAATGGAGCATTTTGAGGCACCAACAATCAACCATTATTTAAAAAATGGCGAATGTACAATTATTTCTGTTGTGTCCGTCATGTTAAAACGGTTAGTGGCAGATTTAGAAGAGGCACATTATCATCCTGATTTTAGATGCATGTTATTAGGAGGAGGCCCCATTGATCCCCAAACACTCGAAACATGTGTCAAAAAAGAAATTCCAGTTATCCAATCGTACGGTATGACAGAAACAGCTTCTCAAGTCGTCGCGTTAAACAGCCAAGTGGCGACAGCGAAAATCGGTTCATCAGGTTTGCCACTTTTTCCAGTAGAATTGAAAATTAGTAAAGAGGGTGCTGAAATTTGTGCCCCTTATGAAAAAGGCGAAATTTACTTAAAAGCGCCCAATATCACAATAGGTTATTTAAACCAACCAGAATTCCCCTTAGATTCATGGTTTAAAACAGGGGATATCGGTTATTTAGATGATGAAGGCTATCTTTTTGTAGTAGATCGGTTAAAGGACTTGATTATTTCAGGTGGCGAAAATATTTACCCTAGTGAAATCGAGCATTGTTTATTGGAACATCCAGCAATCAAAGAAGTCGTTGTGGTAGGGGAAGAAGATCAAATATGGGATCAAATTCCAGTTGCCTATCTTGTTTTTGAAAAAGATCAACTCGTTGATTTCACAAAAATTCAAGAGTTTTGTCAGGAAAAGCTCGCTTCCTATAAACTGCCAAAAAAATATTATGAACTATCAGAATTACCTCGCAATGCTGCGGGAAAAATAATGCGTCATCAATTGATAAAGAAGTAA